A genome region from Gouania willdenowi chromosome 9, fGouWil2.1, whole genome shotgun sequence includes the following:
- the carnmt1 gene encoding carnosine N-methyltransferase isoform X1: protein MAEEAAQGPPLEACLKKQKANLSPEEEAQLETKHFWRIINAFRYYRVHIHEQVKRAESQLRSLSIRHQSLLLGVLSKLARVRQCADHNQEVLQAIIYNSMHMFENTEYGERENPRKVSPSSTFDMDKLKSTIKQFVRDWSEEGRAERESCYKPIIQEIQRLFPSDHYDVSKVRVLVPGAGLGRLAWEVARLGFTCQGNEWSFFMLFSSNFILNRCEKVNSLTLYPWIHHFSNNKKSSDQTRPIMFPDVNPQSLPPTSDFSMVAGDFVEVYNDSELWDCVATCFFIDTAHNVLEYMETIWKILKPGGVWINLGPLLYHFENMANELSIELSYEEFRTAMIKFGFHLEVENESMQTTYTENDRAMLRYIYDCVFFVARKPIGLYSNGQNADQQQSLSRAAKSPRREDTDGYT, encoded by the exons ATGGCGGAGGAAGCTGCACAGGGGCCGCCGCTCGAAGCTtgtttaaagaaacaaaaagctaACCTGAGCCCGGAGGAAGAGGCTCAGCTGGAGACTAAACACTTCTGGAGGATAATCAACGCGTTCAGATATTACAG GGTTCACATTCATGAACAAGTCAAACGTGCTGAGTCTCAGCTCCGGAGTCTCTCAATAAGACACCAGAGTTTGCTCCTTGGTGTTTTATCCAAACTGGCTCGAGTGCGTCAATGTGCTGACCACAACCAAGAGGTGTTACAGGCCATCATTTACAACAGCATGCACATGTTTGAGAACACTGAGTACGGGGAGAGG GAGAATCCCAGGAAAGTCAGTCCCTCCTCCACGTTTGACATGGACAAACTGAAGTCCACCATAAAGCAGTTTGTCAGAGACTGGAGTGAAGAAGGCCGCGCTGAGAGAGAGTCCTGCTACAAGCCCATCATCCAGGAGATCCAAAGACTTTTCCCAAGTGACCACTA TGATGTGTCTAAGGTGAGAGTGCTGGTTCCTGGTGCTGGGCTTGGCCGTCTAGCCTGGGAAGTAGCTCGGCTTGGTTTTACATGCCAGGGCAACGAATGGAGTTTCTTCATGCTCTTCTCTTCCAACTTTATTCTAAATAG ATGTGAAAAGGTCAACTCTCTGACCTTGTACCCATGGATTCATCACTTTAGCAACAATAAGAAGTCTTCTGACCAAACACGACCAATCATGTTTCCTGACGTCAACCCTCAGAGCTTACCACCAACGTCAGATTTCTCCATGGTAGCCGGGGACTTTGTGGAGGTCTATAATGACTCGG AATTGTGGGACTGTGTGGCAACCTGCTTCTTCATTGACACAGCTCACAATGTGCTTGAGTATATGGAAACCATCTGGAAGATTCTTAAGCCTGGTGGAGTGTGGATCAACCTGG GCCCGCTGCTGTATCACTTTGAAAACATGGCCAACGAACTCTCAATCGAGCTCAGCTATGAAGAATTTCGGACAGCTATGATTAAATTTGGCTTTCACTTGGAG GTGGAGAACGAGTCCATGCAGACGACGTATACCGAGAATGACCGCGCCATGCTGCGATACATTTACGACTGTGTCTTTTTTGTAGCACGCAAACCTATAGGGCTGTACTCAAACGGTCAGAACGCTGACCAACAACAAAGCCTGTCGAGAGCTGCTAAGTCACCACGACGAGAGGACACTGATGGCTACACATGA
- the carnmt1 gene encoding carnosine N-methyltransferase isoform X2: MAEEAAQGPPLEACLKKQKANLSPEEEAQLETKHFWRIINAFRYYRVHIHEQVKRAESQLRSLSIRHQSLLLGVLSKLARVRQCADHNQEVLQAIIYNSMHMFENTEYGERENPRKVSPSSTFDMDKLKSTIKQFVRDWSEEGRAERESCYKPIIQEIQRLFPSDHYDVSKVRVLVPGAGLGRLAWEVARLGFTCQGNEWSFFMLFSSNFILNRCEKVNSLTLYPWIHHFSNNKKSSDQTRPIMFPDVNPQSLPPTSDFSMVAGDFVEVYNDSELWDCVATCFFIDTAHNVLEYMETIWKILKPGGVWINLGPNAMSWRRTSFSCSGHTTREDVEPMQTPRARQ, translated from the exons ATGGCGGAGGAAGCTGCACAGGGGCCGCCGCTCGAAGCTtgtttaaagaaacaaaaagctaACCTGAGCCCGGAGGAAGAGGCTCAGCTGGAGACTAAACACTTCTGGAGGATAATCAACGCGTTCAGATATTACAG GGTTCACATTCATGAACAAGTCAAACGTGCTGAGTCTCAGCTCCGGAGTCTCTCAATAAGACACCAGAGTTTGCTCCTTGGTGTTTTATCCAAACTGGCTCGAGTGCGTCAATGTGCTGACCACAACCAAGAGGTGTTACAGGCCATCATTTACAACAGCATGCACATGTTTGAGAACACTGAGTACGGGGAGAGG GAGAATCCCAGGAAAGTCAGTCCCTCCTCCACGTTTGACATGGACAAACTGAAGTCCACCATAAAGCAGTTTGTCAGAGACTGGAGTGAAGAAGGCCGCGCTGAGAGAGAGTCCTGCTACAAGCCCATCATCCAGGAGATCCAAAGACTTTTCCCAAGTGACCACTA TGATGTGTCTAAGGTGAGAGTGCTGGTTCCTGGTGCTGGGCTTGGCCGTCTAGCCTGGGAAGTAGCTCGGCTTGGTTTTACATGCCAGGGCAACGAATGGAGTTTCTTCATGCTCTTCTCTTCCAACTTTATTCTAAATAG ATGTGAAAAGGTCAACTCTCTGACCTTGTACCCATGGATTCATCACTTTAGCAACAATAAGAAGTCTTCTGACCAAACACGACCAATCATGTTTCCTGACGTCAACCCTCAGAGCTTACCACCAACGTCAGATTTCTCCATGGTAGCCGGGGACTTTGTGGAGGTCTATAATGACTCGG AATTGTGGGACTGTGTGGCAACCTGCTTCTTCATTGACACAGCTCACAATGTGCTTGAGTATATGGAAACCATCTGGAAGATTCTTAAGCCTGGTGGAGTGTGGATCAACCTGG GCCCGAATGCCATGAGCTGGCGAAGGACCTCTTTCTCTTGTAGTGGCCACACTACGAGGGAAGATGTGGAGCCTATGCAAACCCCACgtgcccgtcagtga